Part of the Caretta caretta isolate rCarCar2 chromosome 7, rCarCar1.hap1, whole genome shotgun sequence genome is shown below.
tttaagcgctaatccacttgtcaggggtggagtaaggaaatcgattttaagagccctttaagtcgaaataaagggcttcattgtgtggacgggtgcaggtttaaatcgatttaacgctgctaaattcgaccaaaagtcctagtgtagaccagggcttagtcatAATGGAGCATGTCTAACTCCAGTTTGGAATGTTTGAGATATATTTATACTTAATATCTATCGGTACTAACAGGTAagttacaagaaaaggagtacttgtggcaccttaaagactaacaaatttatttgagcataaggtttcatgagctacagctgtaaggtggcacaagtattccttttctttttgcagatacagactaacatgtctgctactctgaaacctgtcattaggtaAGTTATAGACATCTAGTGTTGTCAAGGAATGAGCTTGGTGGCTATGAAGAGGCGAgggcatcatagaatatcaggattggaagggacctcaggaggtcatctagtctaaccccctgctcaaagcaggaccaatccccaatttttgccccagatccctaaatggccccctcaaggattgagctcacaatcctgggtttagcaggccaatgctcaaaccactgatctatctctccccccacaagCATCCcttccttgcataatgacttagccactcccagtctctatttaagcctaaattaatagtatccaatttgcaaatgaattccaattcagcagtttctcgctggagtctggatttgaagtttttttgttttaagatagcgaccttcatatctgtgattgcgtgaccagagagattgaagtgttctccgactggtttatgaatgcaAAAAaacttgtgccagcaatgcccctctgccatgtacattggtcaaactggacagtctctacgtaaaagaataaatggacacaaatcagatgtcaagaattataacattcataaaccagtcggagaacacttcaatctctctggtcacgcaatcacagacatgaaggtcgctatcttaaaacaaaaaaacttcaaatccagactccagcgagaaactgctgaattggaattggaattcatttgcaaattggatactattaatttaggcttaaatagagactgggagtggctaagtcattatgcaaggtagcctgtttcctcttgttttttcctacccccccccccccccccgatgttctggtttaacttggatttaaacttggagagtggtcagtttagatgagctattaccagcaggagagtgagtttgtgtgtgtatgggggtgggggggatgtgagaaaacctggatctatgcaggaaatagcccgacttgattatgtaaagagttgtcactttggatgggctagcaccagcaggagagtgaatttgtgtgggggggtggagggtgagaaaacctggatttgtgctggaaatggcccacctgttgatcactttagataagctattaccagcaggacagtggggtgggaggaggtattgtttcatattctctgtgtgtatataaagtctgctgcagtttccacggtatacatctgatgaagtgagctgtagctcacgaaagctcatgctcaaataaattggttagtctctaaggtgccacaagtactccttttctttttgcgaatacagactaacacggctgttcctctgaaacctgttagctGGACAGAATCGCATATGTAATTAAGGCAATTAAGACATGAAAAGGAATTAACATCtacaagctaatttggttacattgttaaaCTTCTAACAGGATAATGGTAAATACAGACAAAGACAACTAGCATCTACTCTTGATTTCTGTTACTACAAATAAATGACTTAATATTTGCTGCTCTAGAACTtctttgaaattcacatataAGTAGATTGTCTTGATTACATTTcagtgcctcttgttaagttgTTATGGGTCATACGCAAGTTGGCCAGTACAAAGTAATGTacgttggaaaaaataaccccaactacacatatataatggttccaaattagctgttaccactcaagaaagagatcttggagtcggcatggatagttctctgaaaacttctacTCTATGTGCCTGTGACAGGGTTGGaactcaccactgcagcacctcctgttGGTACCTCCAGGAATTAGTTCAGTCCATGTGGAGCATACCccgctggtggtgtcccatcTGTCTCTCCCCTTGCTGACATTTGGACCCGCATTGCTCCTCGCTTGGCAGcctcctcttcaggacactgccctccagcagtgcccctaGTCCacgctcacccccttccaggggtgtGGGGTTTAACAGCAGTCTTCTCACTTCGCCCCAGCCTCAGCGACCAACCACATCCCCAAAGTCCAACCCTTTCTATCAGGGGTCGGGTACAGTCTGCTTTGGCCACTTCTAATGGCCAGGTGTAGtacaaggggggaggggaggccaggcctgccctctactctgggtcccagcctagGGACCCTTTGGTGGcagcctcccttccctccttcacTCCCCTTGTCCACCTGTCCTCCCTTGGCTGCATCCGCTTTGGCCCCCTTGCACCTTGTGGGCCCTTCTGtgagggcctgcagcctggcaggtattGGGCCAGAGCTCTCCTCAGCTTcgcctagcctagcctagcctagcctagcctagcctagcctagcctagccttgccctgccctgccctgccctgccctgccatcTCCTTCggtcaggagacagaccttctcccttgcctgggcagcctttatatagagcttagcctggccctgattggctgcctctttctcagccctgattggctctctaacaggccctccctgacTGGCTGCCGCCTTGCACAGCTGCTCTGGCCTGCTGTAGCCCAGTCTGGCATGGGAGTGGGGCAGTCGCCCCACTGCACTGCCGTAGTGGTCAAAAAGGCCAACAGAATGGTAGGAACTATTAGCAAAGGGATtgacaataaaaagaaaatatcataatgccattatataaatccatgatacacccacatcttgaatactgtgtctaCTTCTGGTCACCCCTTCTCAAAAAGGGTaaagtggaactggaaaaggagaagggcaacaaagatgaccAAGGGTATGGAACAAGTTCCATAGGAGGAGAGGCTAAAAAGATGTTCAGCTTAGACAAGAGACGATGGGAGGGAGTCAGTAAAATCATGAAGGGTGTGGGAAAAGGGAGTGGATGTTTATCCTTTCGCACAGTACAAAATCCAGGGGTCACATAATGAAgtgaatagacagcaggtttaatacaaacaacagGGAGTGTTTTTTTATGCAATGCACAGATGTGGGACTCATTGCCATGACgtggtgtgaaggccaaaagtataactgggttccaaaagGAACCAGATGAGAtcctggaggatgggtccatcattGTCTAGCAGCCAAGGTGATCagagcatcagaggggtagctgtgttaatctgtatccagaAAAACAACGAGGAGATGATCAGAGATGCATTCCCACGCTCcgggcaaccctaaacctctgactgccagaagttctCCAACATTTCCCTGTTCTGTACGGTCCTCCTGAAGCTCTggtcactggccactgtcggagacaTGATATTGGGGTAGGTGGACCAGTTTTTGTATGTTTTTATGTTCTAAAAAGAAtcccaaattttatttttaatctcaggaatttaaagccaatctcatgattttttgcgGCCTGATTCAGGATGTTTGAACACTTAGCATTGGCAGTATGGAAACTGACACAAGGATTACAGGCCTAAGGGAAGTTACTCACAGAACTGGGAGTAGGAGTGGAAGTTGGGAAGTTCATGGAATCGTAGTGGGCCGTTAGAGCCTATTGTTCTGGATGCAGCCATTTGGAAACCAATTAATCATTCGTGTAATGTTCCAAGTCCCAGGGAAGGGGAAAACATGACAGAGCAAGAGGAAAAACCAAGCCAAAAAGAAACAGcgtaaacaaatatttttaaactaaaaaaaaaaaaaagcttgaggatGGACATCATGAGGGAAGAGATGTCACTGAGCTTCCAATTTACAGTCTCTCTTATTCTATTTGTACATCGCCTGCCATGATGATTTCCTGGTTCATGAATGGGGGCTCTTAGATGATATGGTAATAGAATAAATAATAAGTAGTTTTACTGTTTTAGTATTTTATAACTTGAAAGTATCTGACGACACCTATTGTATAGTTCTTGATtgattccttcccccacccccagtgccaaCCTGATCTTTTTCTTTAGGTCAGGGGCACCATTGGGAATGATCCAGCCAGTAACCCAAGCTCTGGCCGACCCTGGCAACGTTACAGCTTTCCAAGTGTAGTCTTTAGGCAAGGACGAACACATTCCTCAATCCATTGGGCACAAACAGGCTTTTCTTCAAAATCAGACAGGCATACTTTCTAGTtccactgcctttttttttttaattccccttGGATGTATTTATTGTGGCCAATGCTAGGAAAATTCTACCCTTTGTTTATGTTTTGAGTTACTCTATACATCTTTTCTAGTACAGAGACGTGTTCCAAACTCTACCGTGTTCTGTTTTGTGTTAGAATTATAAAATCATAGACtactagggttggaagggacctcaggaggtcatccagtccaaccccctgctcaaagcaagggCACtcttttgactcatatccagtttcttgtccaccgtaacccctatgtccttttccgcagaaccgctgcctagccactcggtccctagtctgtagtagtgcatgggattctttcttcctaagtgcaggactctgcatttgtccttgttgaaccttaccagatttcttttgacccaatcctctacaggtccctctgtatcctatccctatcccccagtgtatctaccactcctcccagtttagtgtcatctgcaaacttgctgagggtgcagttcatgtcatcctccagatcattaatgaagatattgaacaaaacctgccccagaaccgacccttgaggccctctgcttgataccggctgccatctagacatggagccattgatcactacccgttgagcctgacaatctagccagctttctatccaccttatagtccattcatccagcccatacttcttcaacttgctagcaggaatactgtgggagactgtatcaaaagctttgttaaagtcaaggaataacacgtccactgctttcccctcatccacagagccacttatctcatcatagaaggcaattaggttagtcaggcatgacttgcccttggtgaattcatacTTGCCCTTGGTGTTCTCTTTAAGAGACCCAAATCAGTGAGCTACATAATGCTTAATGACCCTCTGCATCAATAGTTTTATCCTTTGGGGAGTTTGAAATTGGTTCTCATCTGAGCATGTGAACATCTATACTGTGTCTGCGCCCTCCTCGCTCCCTGTTAAATTTGTTTGTGCATTGGCACCAACAGCAGAGAATGTAAAGCCATCTCCTGACATCCCAATTGACCTCAGCAGCAAGCTGTGTCCAGAAGTTAACCAGCTCTGGCTTCAGGATTCTTGTGCatcagttaggcacctaaataagagacctggttttgatttttccctcctcccttccctcacaaATGCTGAGCACGCATATTTCCTATTGACATTAGTGGTAGATTTAGATGTTCAGCATCTTTAGGTATAATCAAGCCACATATTTAGGtatttaaatatggattttgcTGTATGTATTATAGGTAAATGAGTTAACTTTTCACCTTGGTATTTAAGAGTATATATTTAATTCTATTAAaagctttaaatatttaaatatttaaagctaATTCTCCTATAGCTGAATTTTGTTCATTTggaattttatattgtttttgcttttctattttatgtttgtttgtttgttttttaaattcaacccccctcctcccccagccttgcTTTAAATCTGCACTTGGGTTCATGGTTagaatatccttcttgaattgtggggcACAATTATCTATTTTGGAGTTTACTGTAGCTAGATGCATACAGCCCAGCCAATGCACCTGTTCTACAGGGTAAGTGTCGAATACAGGAAAAACATACAATGTCTTGAGAACATGTTTAGGACTCTTTTCCAGTTGCTTCAATAGCTTTCCCAACCATTGAACAGTCCTAATGGGAAAACATTAACCTCAGGTTTCTTTTTTTAGACCGTAAATTCCAAACCTCACAGACAGGTCTTTATTAGTTGCTTTGCCAGCCGCTGAAAATTTCTAAGTATTAAACGTATATGTTTTGTATCTCTTGTGATTAAACTGATTAAATATAAACAAAGAGACTTCTTTTCCCCTTGCCTAGTGATTTTGCTTTACATGTAAAGCAccttcagagagaggggaaaatcaTCCCAGATTCTTGCCCATATAtgtgggggaaaagggaaaacgGCTGTTTCTAGCCTCAAATTTGGTGCTGAGAGTAAAGCTACGCATGTGACTAAAAGGTAGCACTGACATAGTCCCGTTTCAAACGGCGCTATGTTAACATGATTTAGgtaccttagccctggtctacactaggactttaggtcgaatttagcagcgttaaattgatgtaaacctgcaccggtccacacaatgaagccctttatttcgacttaaagggctcttaaaatcgatttccttactccacccctgacaagtggattagcgcttaaatcgaagttgccggctcgaatttggggtactgtggacacatgtacaattcgatggtattggcctccgggagctatcccagagtgctccattctgaccgctctggacagcgctctcaactcagatgcactggccaggtagacaggaaaagaaccgcgaacttttgaatctcatttcctgtttggccagcgtggcaagctgcaggtgaccatgcagagctcatcagcacaggtgaccatgatggagtcccagaatcgcaaaagagctccagcatggaccgaacgggaggtacgggatctgatcgctgtttggggagaggaatccgtgctatcagaattccgttccagttttcgaaatgccaaaacctttctgaaaatctcccagggcatgaaggacagaggccataacagggacccgaagcagtgccgcgtgaaactgaaggagctgaggcaagcgtaccagaaaaccagagaggcaaacagccgctctgggtcagagccccaaacatgccgcttctatgatgagctgcatgccattttagggggttcagccaccactaccccagccgtgttgtttgactccttcaatggagatggaggcaatacggaagcaggttttggggacgaagaagatgatgatgaggaggaggaggttgtagatagctcacagcaagcaagcggagaaaccggttttcccgacagccaggaactgtttctcaccctagacctggagccagtaccccccgaacccacccaaggctgcctcctggacccagcaggcggagaagggacctctggtgagtgtaccttttaaaatactatacctggtttaaaagcaagcatgtgaaaggattactttgccctggcatttgcggttctccttgatgtagtcctaaagcctttgcaaaaggtttctggggagggcagccttattgcgtccttcatggtaggacactttaccactccaggccagtaacacgtactcgggaatcattgtagaacaaagcattgcagtgtatgtttgctggcattcaaacaacatccgttctttatctctctgtgttatcctcaggagagtgagatctaattcatggtcacctggttgaaatagagtgcttttcttcaggggacactcagaggagcccattcctgctgggctgtttgcctgtggctaaacagaaatgttccccgctgttagccacagggaggggggaaggttgagggggtagtcacgtggtgggaggaggcaaaatgcgaccttgtaacaaaagcacatgtgctatgtatgtaatgttaacagcaaggtttaccctgaaagagtgtagccactgttttataaaatgtgtctttttaaataccgctgtccctttttttttctccaccagctgcatgtgtttcaatgatcacaggatcttctccttcccagaggctagtgaagcttagaaagaaaaaaaaacgcactcgcgatgaaatgttctccgagctcatgctgtcctcccacactgacagagcacagacgaatgcgtggaggcaaataatgtcagagtgcaggaaagcacaaaatgaccgggaggagaggtggcgggccgaagacagggctgaagctcaaatgtggcggcagcgtgatgagaggaggcaggattcaatgctgaggctgctgcaggaccaaaccagtatgctccagtgtatggttgagctgcagcaaaggcagctggagcacagactgccactgcagcccctctgtaaccaaccgccctcctccccaagtttcatagcctccacacccagacgcccaagaacgcggtgggggggcctccggccaaccagccactccaccacagaggattgcccaaaaaaaagaaggctgtcattcaataaattttaaagttgtaaacttttaaagtgctgtgcttaaagtgctgtgtggcattttccttccctcctccaccacccctcctgggctaccttggtagtcatccccctatttgtgtgatgaatgaataaagaatgcatgaatgtgaagcaacaatgactttattgcctctgcaagcggtgattgaagggaggaggggcgggtggttagcttacagggaagtagagtgaaccaaggggcggggggcttcatcaaggagaaacaaacagaactttcacaccatagcctggccagtcatgaaactgtttttcaaagcttctctgatgcgtaccgcgccctcctgtgctcttctaaccgccctggtgtctggctgcgcgtaaccagcagccaggcgatttgcctcaacctcccaccccgccataaacgtctcccccttactctcacagatattgtggagcacacagcaagcagtaataacagtgggaatattggtttcgctgaggtctaagcgagtcagtaaactgcgccagcgcgcctttaaacgtccaaatgcacattctaccaccattctgcacttgctcagcctgtagttgaacagctcctgactactgtccaggctgcctgtgtacggcttcatgagccatggcattaaggggtaggctgggtccccaaggatacatataggcgtttcaacatccccaacagttattttctggtctgggaataaagtcccttcctgcagcttttgaaacagaccagagttcctgaagatgcgagcatcatgcacctttcccggccatcccacgttgatgttggtgaaacgtcccttgtgatccaccagagcttgcagcactatcgaaaagtaccccttgcggtttatgtactcggcggcttggtgctccggtgccaagatagggatatgggttccgtctatagccccaccacagttagggaatcccattgcagcaaatccatccactatgacctgcacatttcccagggtcactacccttgatatcagcagatctttgattgcgtgggctacttgcatcacagcagcccccacagtagatttgcccactccaaattgattcccaactgaccggtagctgtctggcgttgcaagcttccacagggctatcgccactcgcttctcaactgtgagggctgctctcatcttggtattcatgcgcctcagggtaggggaaagcaagtcacaaagttccatgaaagtgcccttacgcatgcgaaagtttcgcagccactgggaatcgtcccagaccagcaacactatgcggtcccaccagtctgtgcttgtttcccgagcccagaatcggtgttccacagcatgaacctgccccattagcaccatgatgcatgcattgtcagggcccatgctttcagagaagtctgtgtccatgtcctgatcactcacgtgaccgcgctgacgtcgcctcctcgcccagtatcgctttgccaggttctggtgctgcatatactgctggataatgcgtgtggtgtttaatgtgctcctaattgccaaagtgagctgagcggcctccatgcttgccttggtatggcgtccgcacagaaaaaaggcgcggaacgattgtctgccgttgctctgacggagggaggggcgactgacgacacggcttacagggttggcttcagggagctaaaatcaacaaagggggtgtctttacatcaaggagtatttcaggcaggacttcacggagggttccaataagaaatggtgcacctaagctattgttcttattggaacaaggaggttagcctggcctctgattgatacatggctagatttacctcgctgcaccttctctgtgagtgactgcagtgtgacctagaggaatgagtcccctagacaggggaggaggcaaatgagtacaaaacaaatctggtctatttcttgttttgacccactccatctatcttttacatctttggctggcagcagacggtgcagaaggactgcatgccatccacatctcatggctgctcggcagaagatggtacagtacgactgctagccatcctcatctcttgcctgcctggcagaagatggtacaatacgactgctagcaatcctcatctcttgcctgcctggcagaagatggtacagtacgactgctagcagtccgtatcgcctgcccgctcaccataagacggttcaataggactgactgcaggactaaagagaatgacctggtcaagtcactccaaatttagtccctgcgcccatgtctgcccaggcgctcccggccgacgtggccaggagcacctcggacacgacgaggacgactaccagtcgtattgcaccgtctgctgccagaaggcaatgggttgctgctactgtttagcaatgccgtaccgcgtctgccagcacccaggagacatagggtgacggttacctgagcgggctccatgcttgctgtggtatggcgtctgcacaggtaactcaggaaaaaaggcgcgaaatgattgtctgcccttgctttcacggagggagggagggaacgggggcctgacgatacgtacccagaaccatccgcgacaatgttttagccccatcagagtgctccattgtgactgctctggacagcactctcagatgcccgattgtttgccgttgctctgacgccgggaggggcgactgaggacacggcttacagggttggcttcaggggctaaaatcaacaaagggggtgtctttacatcaaggagtatttcaggcaggacttcacggagggttccaataagaaatggtgcacccaAGTTATCGTTCTTactggaacaagaaggttagcctggcctctgattgatacatggctagatttacctcgctgcaccttctctgtgagtgactgcagtgtgacctagaagaatgagtcccctagacgggggggggggcgggagcaaatgagtacaaaacaaatctggtctatttcttgttttgatccactccatctatcttttacatctttggctggcagcagacggtgcagaaggactgcatgccatccacatctcttggctgcttggcagaagatggtacagtacgactgctagcagtccgtatcgcctgcccgctcaccataagacggttcaataggactgactgcaggactaaagagaatgacttggtcaagtcactccaaatttagtccctgcgcccatgtctgcccagccgctcccagccgacgcggccaggagcacctcggacatgacgatgacggctaccagtcgtactgtaccgtctgctaccacaaggcaaggggttgctgctactgttaggaatgccgtaccgcgtctgccagcacccaggagacatagggtgacggttacctgagcgggctccatgcttgctgtggtatggcgtctgcacaggtaactcaggaaaaaaggcgcgaaacgattgtctgcccttgctttcacggagggagggagggaacgggggcctgacgatatgtacccacaACCACCCGCGATAATGTTTTAGCCccgtcaggcattgggatctcaacccagaattccaatgggcagcggagactgcgggaactgtgggatagctacccacagtgcaacgctccggaagtcgactctagccttggtactgtggaagcgctccgccgagttaatgcacttaatgcacttagagcattttctgtggggacacacacactcgaatatataaaaccgacttctataaattcgaccttattccgtagtgtagacatacccatagagtaCGCGCCAGCAAtgtctacatggggcagttagcACGCAACATGTTGGTGTGGTCTACAGTTAACACCCCTGTAGACTGCACTGCTTCACTGTGCAGACAAGCCCCAGGCTCACCTTTGTTAAGCAATTACGTTTTCCCCTTGAGATACTGCTGGTGGTGAGTAGAGTACCTGGCGGTGCTAATGAAGAGTGTCTTCTGACATGTTCATAGGATGGAATGAGGTATAAAGTCCTGGATCCTAGTGTCATGCTTGGCTGTACTACTTATCACCAAGCCAGTCTGGAACATGGAACCATATGTTTTGGTTTGTGCTGACAGTCTCTCAGC
Proteins encoded:
- the LOC125640665 gene encoding uncharacterized protein LOC125640665, whose product is MQSSSAQVTMMESQNRKRAPAWTEREVRDLIAVWGEESVLSEFRSSFRNAKTFLKISQGMKDRGHNRDPKQCRVKLKELRQAYQKTREANSRSGSEPQTCRFYDELHAILGGSATTTPAVLFDSFNGDGGNTEAGFGDEEDDDEEEEVVDSSQQASGETGFPDSQELFLTLDLEPVPPEPTQGCLLDPAGGEGTSAACVSMITGSSPSQRLVKLRKKKKRTRDEMFSELMLSSHTDRAQTNAWRQIMSECRKAQNDREERWRAEDRAEAQMWRQRDERRQDSMLRLLQDQTSMLQCMVELQQRQLEHRLPLQPLCNQPPSSPSFIASTPRRPRTRWGGLRPTSHSTTEDCPKKRRLSFNKF